A region from the Stutzerimonas stutzeri genome encodes:
- a CDS encoding acyl-CoA dehydrogenase, which translates to MDFAYSPKVQELRERVQAFMDAHVYPAEKVFYQQVSEGDRWQPTAIVEELKAKAKAEGLWNLFLPDSELGAGLTNTEYAPLAEIMGSSGLGPEAFNCSAPDTGNMEVLVRYGSEEQKRQWLEPLLRGEIRSAFGMTEPGVASSDATNMEARAVREGDEWVINGRKWWTSGACDPRCKVMIFMGLTNPDAPRHQQHSMILVPMDAPGLKVLRPLPVFGYDDAPHGHAEVLLENVRVPYENVLLGEGRGFEIAQGRLGPGRIHHCMRSVGVAERALKLMCERSVNRTAFGKPLARLGANLDHIAECRIEINMARLLTLNAAYMMDTVGNKIAASEIAQIKVVAPNVALKVIDRAIQIHGGAGVSEDFPLAHWWAMQRTLRLADGPDEVHRASIAKHELGKYFPREMLRSR; encoded by the coding sequence ATGGATTTCGCCTATTCCCCCAAGGTTCAAGAGTTGCGTGAGCGCGTTCAGGCGTTCATGGATGCACATGTCTATCCCGCCGAGAAAGTGTTCTACCAACAGGTAAGCGAAGGCGACCGCTGGCAGCCGACCGCGATTGTCGAAGAGCTGAAGGCCAAGGCGAAGGCCGAAGGGTTGTGGAACCTCTTTCTGCCGGATTCCGAACTGGGTGCCGGCCTGACCAACACCGAGTACGCGCCGCTGGCCGAGATCATGGGCAGCTCGGGCCTCGGCCCGGAGGCCTTCAACTGCTCGGCGCCGGACACAGGCAACATGGAAGTGCTGGTGCGCTATGGCAGTGAAGAGCAGAAAAGACAATGGCTCGAACCTTTGCTGCGTGGCGAGATCCGTTCGGCCTTCGGCATGACCGAGCCGGGTGTGGCGTCGTCGGATGCGACCAACATGGAAGCGCGCGCGGTACGTGAGGGGGACGAGTGGGTCATCAACGGTCGCAAGTGGTGGACCTCAGGTGCCTGCGATCCGCGTTGCAAGGTGATGATCTTCATGGGCCTGACCAACCCGGACGCGCCGCGCCACCAGCAGCATTCGATGATTCTCGTGCCGATGGATGCGCCGGGTCTCAAGGTGCTGCGTCCGCTACCGGTGTTCGGCTATGACGACGCGCCGCACGGTCACGCCGAAGTGCTGCTGGAGAACGTGCGGGTGCCGTACGAGAACGTGCTGCTCGGTGAGGGCCGCGGTTTCGAAATCGCCCAGGGTCGCCTCGGCCCAGGTCGTATTCACCATTGCATGCGTTCGGTCGGTGTCGCGGAGCGGGCGTTGAAGCTTATGTGCGAGCGCTCGGTGAACCGCACCGCGTTCGGCAAGCCGCTGGCGCGACTGGGTGCCAACCTCGATCACATCGCCGAGTGCCGGATCGAGATCAACATGGCGCGCCTGTTGACGCTCAATGCCGCGTACATGATGGACACGGTGGGCAACAAGATTGCCGCGAGCGAGATTGCGCAGATCAAGGTCGTGGCGCCGAACGTCGCGCTGAAAGTGATCGACCGTGCCATCCAGATCCACGGCGGCGCCGGGGTTTCCGAAGACTTCCCGCTGGCTCATTGGTGGGCGATGCAGCGCACCCTGCGCCTGGCCGACGGCCCGGATGAGGTGCACCGCGCGTCGATCGCCAAGCACGAGCTGGGCAAGTACTTCCCCCGTGAGATGCTGCGTAGCCGATAA
- the xylB gene encoding xylulokinase yields MYLGIDCGTQGTKALLLDADSGRVLGQGSASHELISGPNGRREQDTEQWTSAFEKATAAALAEAGVDGSQVLGIGVSGQQHGLVTLDAEGQVLRPAKLWCDTESANENQRLLDWLGGERGSLDRLGVVIAPGYTVSKLLWMKEQHPQLFERIAHILLPHDYLNYWLTGRCCSEYGDASGTGYFNVRTREWDCAILRHIDPGGRLEVALPELIESDQPVGRLRPALAKRLGLNPQAIVSSGGGDNMMGAIGTGNIRPGAITMSLGTSGTLYAYADQPRISAQPSVATFCSSSGGWLPLICTMNLTNANGAIRDLLQLDLEAFSALAAEAPIGAAGVTMLPFLNGERVPAQPQATASLHGLTADNLTRANLCRAVIEGVTFGLRYGLDLLRDSGIHSQRIQLVGGGAKSPMWRQMVADMMAAPVVCTRHSEAAALGGAIQAAWCHARQTDPEASLEVLCERCVSVDEATAVEPSANAVNAYELAYRRYRELIAATYGQRTPPDLSTVAP; encoded by the coding sequence ATGTATCTCGGTATCGACTGCGGGACCCAGGGCACCAAGGCACTGCTGCTCGATGCGGACAGCGGGCGTGTCCTGGGCCAGGGTTCGGCCAGTCACGAGCTGATCAGCGGGCCGAACGGGCGTCGCGAACAGGACACCGAGCAATGGACTTCAGCGTTCGAAAAGGCCACCGCCGCGGCTCTGGCCGAAGCGGGCGTGGACGGGAGCCAAGTGCTCGGCATCGGGGTCTCCGGCCAGCAGCATGGCTTGGTCACGCTCGATGCTGAAGGCCAGGTGCTGCGGCCGGCCAAGCTCTGGTGCGACACCGAATCAGCGAACGAAAACCAACGCCTGCTCGATTGGCTGGGCGGCGAACGGGGTTCGCTCGATCGTCTCGGTGTGGTCATCGCGCCGGGCTATACCGTTTCCAAGCTGCTCTGGATGAAAGAACAGCATCCGCAGTTGTTCGAGCGCATCGCTCATATCCTGCTGCCTCACGATTATCTCAACTACTGGCTCACGGGCCGATGCTGTAGCGAATACGGCGATGCGTCCGGAACCGGCTATTTCAACGTGCGCACCCGGGAATGGGACTGCGCAATCCTGCGCCATATCGATCCAGGCGGTCGCCTTGAAGTGGCATTGCCGGAGCTGATCGAGTCGGACCAGCCCGTTGGCCGGCTGCGCCCAGCGCTGGCGAAGCGCCTGGGTTTGAATCCGCAAGCCATCGTATCGAGCGGTGGAGGCGACAACATGATGGGCGCGATAGGCACCGGCAACATCCGCCCGGGCGCTATCACCATGAGCCTGGGGACATCCGGCACGCTCTACGCCTATGCAGACCAGCCGCGTATCAGCGCGCAGCCCTCCGTCGCCACCTTCTGTTCATCCAGCGGCGGCTGGCTGCCGCTGATCTGCACCATGAACCTGACCAACGCAAACGGCGCCATCCGGGACCTGTTGCAGCTTGATCTCGAGGCCTTCAGTGCGCTGGCGGCCGAGGCGCCGATCGGCGCTGCAGGCGTGACCATGCTGCCGTTTCTCAACGGTGAACGCGTGCCCGCCCAGCCCCAGGCAACAGCCAGCCTGCACGGCCTGACCGCGGACAACCTCACCCGCGCCAATCTGTGTCGCGCGGTGATCGAGGGCGTGACCTTCGGCCTGCGCTACGGGCTGGATCTGCTACGTGACAGCGGGATTCACAGCCAGCGTATCCAACTGGTCGGAGGCGGCGCGAAGAGCCCGATGTGGCGGCAGATGGTCGCCGACATGATGGCAGCCCCGGTGGTCTGCACCCGCCACAGCGAAGCCGCCGCGCTGGGTGGGGCGATCCAGGCCGCCTGGTGCCATGCGCGACAGACCGATCCTGAAGCCAGCCTCGAAGTCCTGTGCGAGCGCTGCGTCAGTGTTGACGAGGCGACTGCTGTCGAGCCGTCAGCCAATGCGGTCAATGCCTATGAGCTGGCCTACCGGCGTTACCGAGAGCTGATTGCGGCCACCTACGGTCAGCGAACCCCACCGGATCTGAGCACAGTGGCGCCATAA
- a CDS encoding carbohydrate ABC transporter permease — protein sequence MATPSTALPKASLSDTASESDARQPRRFGPSWFLVSPSVALLLLWMLVPLAMTVYFSVIRYNLLYPGENDFVGLENFHYFLTDAGFMPGMINTLILVGSVLLISVVLGVLISALLEAADFAGRGIVRVMLISPFFIMPTVSALVWKNLIYHPVSGILAAVWKFFGAQPVDWLAQHPLASIVIIVSWQWLPFAILILMTAMQSLDQEQKEAARLDGAGPIAIFWHLTLPHLARPIAVVVMIETIFLLSVFAEIFTTTSGGPGYASTNLAYLIYNQALLQFDVGMASAGGLIAVVIANIAAIILVRMLGKNLTEKY from the coding sequence ATGGCTACCCCTTCGACAGCCTTGCCCAAGGCCTCCCTTTCCGATACGGCAAGCGAATCGGACGCGCGCCAGCCGCGCCGGTTCGGACCCAGCTGGTTCCTCGTCAGCCCGTCCGTTGCGCTGTTGCTGCTGTGGATGCTGGTGCCGCTGGCGATGACCGTCTATTTCTCGGTGATTCGCTACAACCTGCTCTACCCCGGCGAGAACGACTTCGTCGGGCTGGAGAATTTTCACTACTTCCTGACCGACGCCGGCTTCATGCCCGGCATGATCAACACCTTGATCCTGGTCGGCAGCGTGCTGCTGATCAGCGTCGTGCTCGGCGTACTGATCTCCGCATTGCTGGAGGCGGCCGACTTCGCCGGCCGCGGCATCGTCCGGGTCATGCTGATTTCGCCGTTCTTCATCATGCCGACCGTCAGCGCCCTGGTCTGGAAGAACCTGATCTACCACCCGGTGTCGGGCATCCTCGCCGCGGTCTGGAAGTTCTTCGGTGCGCAGCCGGTGGACTGGCTGGCACAGCACCCGCTGGCCTCGATCGTGATCATCGTGTCCTGGCAATGGCTGCCTTTCGCCATCCTGATCCTGATGACCGCCATGCAGTCGCTCGACCAGGAACAGAAGGAGGCTGCCCGCCTCGACGGCGCCGGCCCGATCGCGATCTTCTGGCACCTGACGCTGCCGCACCTGGCGCGCCCCATCGCCGTGGTGGTGATGATCGAGACGATCTTCCTGCTGTCGGTCTTCGCTGAAATCTTCACCACCACCAGCGGTGGTCCCGGCTACGCCTCGACCAACCTTGCCTACCTGATCTACAACCAGGCGCTGCTGCAGTTCGACGTCGGCATGGCCTCGGCCGGCGGTCTGATCGCGGTGGTGATCGCCAACATCGCGGCGATCATCCTGGTGCGGATGCTCGGCAAGAATCTCACCGAAAAATACTGA
- a CDS encoding carbohydrate ABC transporter permease, producing the protein MLTLKQSRRLNTLVVGLFAWAVALLLFFPIFWMILTSFKTEIDAFATPPQFIFTPTLENYLHIQDRSGYFKYAWNSVTISFGATALGMLIAIPAAYSMAFYETKRTKGTLLWMLSTKMLPPVGVLVPIYLLAKQFGLLDSRTVLIVIYTLINLPILVWMIYTYFKDIPRDILEAARMDGATLMQEMVRVLLPISKGGLASTMLLSLILCWNEAFWSLNLTSSNAAPLTALIASYSSPEGLFWAKLSAVSTLACAPILIFGWISQKQLVRGLSFGAVK; encoded by the coding sequence ATGCTGACGCTCAAACAAAGTCGCCGCCTCAATACCCTGGTGGTCGGGCTATTCGCCTGGGCCGTGGCGCTGCTGCTGTTCTTCCCGATCTTCTGGATGATTCTCACCAGCTTCAAGACCGAGATCGACGCATTCGCCACACCGCCGCAGTTCATCTTCACGCCGACGCTGGAGAACTACCTGCACATCCAGGACCGCAGCGGCTACTTCAAGTACGCCTGGAACTCGGTGACCATCTCCTTCGGCGCCACCGCACTGGGCATGCTGATCGCCATCCCCGCCGCCTACTCGATGGCCTTCTACGAGACCAAGCGGACCAAGGGCACGCTGCTGTGGATGCTTTCGACCAAGATGCTGCCGCCGGTGGGCGTGCTGGTGCCGATCTATCTGCTGGCCAAGCAGTTCGGCCTGCTCGACAGCCGCACGGTGCTGATCGTTATCTACACGCTGATCAACCTGCCGATCCTGGTCTGGATGATCTACACCTATTTCAAGGACATCCCCCGCGACATCCTCGAGGCGGCGCGAATGGACGGCGCCACGCTGATGCAGGAAATGGTTCGCGTGCTGCTGCCGATCAGCAAGGGCGGCCTCGCCTCGACCATGCTGCTGTCGTTGATCCTGTGCTGGAACGAGGCCTTCTGGTCGTTGAACCTGACCTCGTCCAATGCTGCGCCATTGACTGCGCTGATCGCCTCCTACTCCAGTCCCGAAGGCCTGTTCTGGGCCAAGCTTTCGGCTGTCTCCACCCTCGCCTGCGCACCCATCCTGATATTCGGCTGGATCAGCCAGAAACAGCTGGTCCGCGGCCTGTCGTTCGGCGCCGTGAAATAG
- a CDS encoding ABC transporter substrate-binding protein, with translation MKISHLLLGTACMASLGVTQAAETLTVATVNNADMIRMQRLSKTFEEKHPDIKLNWVVLEENVLRQRLTTDIATQGGQFDVLTIGMYEASLWGAKGWLAPMTDLPASYDLDDVFPSVREGLSVDSTLYALPFYAESSMTYYRTDLFEQAGLEMPEHPTWTQMAEFAEKLHKPGDEQYGICLRGKAGWGENMALVTTVANAFGARWFDEKWQPEFTGPEWTQAAKFYVDTLSKYGPPGASSNGFNENLALFNSGKCAMWVDATVAGSFVTDESQSKVADKVGFTFAPHETTDKGSAWLYSWALAIPTSSQQKDAAKTFAAWATSKDYAELVAKTDGVANVPPGTRESTYSEEYMAAAPFAKITLESLKQADPADPSAKPVPYVGIQLVTIPEFQAIGTQVGKMFAAALTGQMPVEQMLTAVQQSTTREMKRAGYPK, from the coding sequence ATGAAGATTTCACACTTGCTGCTCGGCACCGCCTGCATGGCCTCGCTCGGCGTGACCCAGGCTGCCGAAACCCTGACGGTCGCGACGGTCAACAACGCGGACATGATCCGCATGCAGCGCCTGTCCAAGACCTTCGAAGAGAAGCACCCCGACATCAAACTCAACTGGGTGGTGCTGGAAGAAAACGTCCTGCGCCAGCGCCTGACTACCGATATCGCTACCCAGGGCGGCCAGTTCGACGTACTGACCATCGGCATGTACGAAGCCTCTCTCTGGGGCGCCAAGGGCTGGCTCGCGCCGATGACCGATCTGCCCGCCAGCTACGACCTCGACGATGTCTTCCCCTCGGTGCGTGAAGGGCTGTCGGTCGATAGCACCCTGTACGCGCTGCCGTTCTACGCCGAAAGCTCGATGACCTACTACCGCACCGACCTGTTCGAACAGGCGGGCCTGGAGATGCCCGAGCATCCCACCTGGACGCAGATGGCGGAGTTCGCCGAAAAGCTGCACAAGCCGGGGGATGAGCAGTACGGCATCTGCCTGCGTGGCAAGGCCGGCTGGGGCGAGAACATGGCGCTGGTGACCACCGTCGCCAACGCCTTCGGCGCGCGCTGGTTCGACGAGAAGTGGCAGCCGGAATTCACCGGACCGGAATGGACCCAGGCGGCGAAGTTCTACGTCGATACGCTGAGCAAGTACGGCCCGCCCGGGGCGTCGAGCAACGGCTTCAACGAGAACCTGGCCCTGTTCAACAGCGGCAAATGCGCCATGTGGGTCGACGCGACGGTGGCAGGCTCCTTCGTCACCGACGAATCGCAGAGCAAGGTCGCGGACAAGGTGGGCTTTACCTTCGCCCCGCACGAAACGACCGACAAGGGATCAGCATGGCTGTACTCCTGGGCGCTGGCGATTCCCACCAGTTCGCAGCAGAAGGACGCGGCCAAGACATTCGCCGCCTGGGCCACCTCGAAAGACTACGCCGAGCTCGTCGCCAAGACCGACGGCGTCGCCAATGTACCGCCGGGCACCCGCGAGTCCACCTACAGCGAGGAATACATGGCGGCCGCACCGTTCGCCAAGATCACCCTGGAGTCGTTGAAGCAGGCTGACCCAGCCGATCCGTCGGCCAAGCCCGTGCCCTACGTCGGCATCCAGCTGGTCACCATTCCGGAGTTCCAGGCGATCGGCACCCAGGTCGGCAAGATGTTCGCCGCCGCGCTTACCGGGCAGATGCCGGTCGAACAGATGCTGACGGCTGTGCAGCAATCGACCACCCGCGAAATGAAACGCGCCGGCTACCCCAAGTAG
- a CDS encoding ABC transporter ATP-binding protein: protein MADLKIHNLKKGFDGNEIIKGIDLDIRDREFVVFVGPSGCGKSTLLRLIAGLEEVSSGTIELDGRDITDLSPAKRDLAMVFQTYALYPHMTVRKNMSFALDLAGADKQEVARKIEAAARTLELEPLLERKPRQLSGGQRQRVAIGRAIVRNPKVFLFDEPLSNLDAALRVQMRLELSRLHQELQATMIYVTHDQVEAMTLADKVVVLNGGRIEQVGSPMELYHHPANLFVAGFLGTPKMGFLRGRISRAEAAGVEVELEAGCRLFLPLGGGSLAVGDPVTLGVRPEHLNRGSAGNCQLTVKADVSERLGSDTYCHVITQTGEPLTMRIRGDFTPRYGEPLTLDLDASHCHLFDSNGLAVGQPLQQVA, encoded by the coding sequence ATGGCAGACCTGAAAATCCACAACCTGAAGAAAGGCTTCGACGGCAACGAGATCATCAAGGGCATCGACCTGGATATCCGCGACCGTGAATTCGTCGTCTTCGTCGGCCCATCCGGCTGCGGCAAGTCCACCCTGCTGCGGCTGATCGCCGGGCTGGAAGAAGTCAGCAGTGGCACCATCGAGCTCGACGGCCGGGACATCACCGATCTCAGCCCGGCCAAGCGTGACCTGGCGATGGTGTTCCAGACCTACGCGCTGTATCCGCACATGACGGTGCGCAAGAACATGTCCTTCGCCCTCGACCTGGCCGGTGCCGACAAGCAGGAAGTGGCGCGCAAGATCGAAGCCGCAGCGCGCACCCTGGAGCTGGAGCCGCTGCTCGAACGCAAGCCGCGCCAGCTCTCCGGCGGCCAGCGCCAGCGCGTCGCCATCGGCCGCGCCATCGTGCGTAACCCCAAGGTGTTCCTGTTCGACGAGCCGCTGTCGAACCTCGATGCCGCGCTGCGCGTGCAGATGCGCCTGGAGCTGTCGCGCCTGCATCAGGAACTGCAGGCCACGATGATCTACGTGACCCACGATCAGGTCGAAGCCATGACCCTGGCCGACAAGGTGGTGGTGCTCAACGGCGGTCGTATCGAACAGGTCGGTTCGCCCATGGAGCTTTACCACCATCCGGCCAACCTGTTCGTCGCCGGTTTTCTCGGCACGCCGAAGATGGGTTTCCTCCGCGGACGGATCAGCCGAGCCGAAGCTGCCGGCGTGGAGGTCGAACTGGAAGCCGGCTGCCGCCTGTTTCTCCCGCTTGGCGGTGGATCATTGGCAGTGGGCGACCCGGTTACGCTGGGCGTTCGTCCGGAGCACCTCAACCGCGGCAGCGCGGGCAATTGCCAGTTGACCGTCAAGGCCGACGTCAGCGAGCGACTGGGCAGCGACACCTATTGCCACGTGATTACCCAGACCGGCGAGCCGCTGACGATGCGCATCCGCGGCGATTTCACGCCGCGTTATGGCGAGCCGTTGACCCTGGATCTGGATGCCAGCCACTGCCACCTGTTCGACAGCAACGGGCTGGCGGTCGGCCAACCGCTGCAGCAGGTCGCCTGA
- a CDS encoding mannitol dehydrogenase family protein, which yields MKLKQQNLPQLPDQIARPAYNLEAVTAGIAHIGVGGFHRAHQAAYIDALMNTGEGLDWGICGIGTRTDELGMRDALASQDFLYTLVELDDRPDTEVRVIGSIRDMLLVGEDGSEAVAARLADPAIRIVSLTITEGGYCMDDSTGQFNAALPHIQHDLENPCAPISVFGLICAALAKRRGQGTPPFTVMSCDNLPHNGDVTRKAMLAFASLVDPELAGWIDSNVSFPNAMVDRITPMTSAAHRKNLRQQHGIDDAWPVVCEPFVQWVLEDKFVAGRPAWDKVGVQFTDDVAPYEEMKIKLLNGSHLALTYLGFLRGYRFVHETMADPLFVEYIRRYMDDDVTPQLAPVPGIDLTEYKQTLIERLSNCAIADQLERVCSDGSSKFPKFTVPTINRLIADNAELDRAALVVAAWALYLRGVDENGNRYRIPDPRAEFCQALVEEDEGLAERLLGREEIFGSQIPRSPAFRDAFERNLLRLRTLGVSGTLDLLLTR from the coding sequence ATGAAGCTGAAACAACAGAACCTGCCGCAGCTGCCGGACCAAATCGCCCGCCCGGCCTACAACCTCGAGGCGGTCACGGCGGGCATTGCACACATCGGCGTCGGCGGTTTTCATCGCGCCCATCAGGCCGCCTACATCGATGCGCTGATGAACACTGGCGAAGGCCTGGACTGGGGCATCTGCGGGATCGGCACGCGTACCGACGAGCTGGGCATGCGTGATGCCCTGGCCTCGCAGGATTTCCTCTACACCCTGGTCGAACTCGACGATCGCCCGGATACCGAAGTGCGCGTAATCGGCAGCATCCGCGACATGCTGCTGGTCGGCGAGGACGGCTCCGAGGCAGTGGCCGCCCGGCTGGCCGACCCCGCCATTCGCATCGTGTCGCTGACCATCACCGAAGGCGGCTACTGCATGGACGACAGCACCGGCCAGTTCAACGCTGCGCTGCCCCACATCCAGCATGACCTGGAAAACCCATGCGCTCCGATCAGCGTGTTCGGCCTCATCTGCGCGGCGCTCGCCAAACGTCGTGGTCAAGGCACGCCCCCTTTCACCGTCATGTCCTGCGATAACCTGCCGCACAACGGCGACGTCACCCGCAAGGCAATGCTGGCCTTCGCCAGCCTGGTCGATCCCGAGCTGGCTGGCTGGATCGACAGCAACGTCAGCTTTCCCAATGCCATGGTCGACCGGATTACCCCGATGACCAGCGCCGCGCACCGCAAGAACCTCAGGCAGCAGCACGGTATCGACGACGCCTGGCCAGTGGTCTGCGAGCCCTTCGTGCAATGGGTGCTGGAGGACAAGTTCGTCGCTGGTCGGCCTGCCTGGGACAAGGTCGGCGTGCAGTTCACCGACGACGTCGCGCCCTACGAAGAGATGAAGATCAAGCTCCTCAACGGCAGTCACCTGGCGCTGACCTATCTCGGATTCCTTCGCGGCTACCGCTTCGTGCACGAGACCATGGCCGATCCGCTGTTCGTCGAGTACATCCGCCGCTACATGGACGATGACGTCACGCCGCAGTTGGCGCCGGTGCCGGGCATTGACCTGACCGAGTACAAGCAGACGCTGATCGAGCGGCTCTCCAACTGCGCCATTGCCGACCAGCTCGAGCGGGTCTGCTCGGACGGCTCGTCGAAGTTTCCCAAGTTCACAGTGCCGACCATCAATCGCCTGATCGCCGATAACGCCGAGCTGGACCGGGCGGCGCTGGTCGTCGCGGCGTGGGCGCTGTATTTGCGCGGCGTCGACGAAAACGGCAACCGCTACCGGATTCCCGATCCACGGGCCGAGTTCTGCCAGGCGCTGGTCGAGGAAGACGAAGGACTCGCCGAGCGATTGCTGGGTCGTGAAGAAATCTTCGGCAGCCAGATTCCACGCTCGCCCGCGTTCCGCGATGCGTTCGAGCGCAACCTGCTGAGGCTGCGCACGCTGGGTGTCAGCGGGACACTCGATCTGTTACTGACGCGCTGA